A genomic window from Candidatus Pelagisphaera phototrophica includes:
- the floA gene encoding flotillin-like protein FloA (flotillin-like protein involved in membrane lipid rafts), with product MPYSFAFVEGLSLIVIVPILLVLLVLGFVVISFFNTWLKAMLAKAPVGFLNIIAMKLRGVPYGLVVDARITAVKAGVELSTDDLEAHFLAGGNLIPTVQAIIAAMKAGISLDWSRACAIDLATKGSGKSVVEAVRTSVDPKVIDCPSQEGAKKSIDGVAKDGIQVKAKARVTVRTNLERFVGGAKEETIIARVGEGIVTTIGSADTYKVVLESPDSISKVVLNRGLDVGTAFEILSIDIADVDVGANVGASLQEAQAEANKNMAQAQAEIRRAAAVAVEQEMKARVQEMRAKVVEAEAQVPLAMAEAFRSGNLGVMDYYKMKNIDSDTRMRDSIAEPGKSEEDLDSDR from the coding sequence ATGCCATACTCATTTGCCTTCGTCGAAGGCCTCTCATTAATCGTCATTGTTCCGATCCTGCTCGTATTGTTGGTGTTGGGGTTCGTCGTCATCTCTTTTTTCAATACGTGGCTCAAGGCGATGCTAGCCAAAGCGCCGGTTGGTTTTCTCAATATTATCGCGATGAAATTGCGAGGAGTTCCCTACGGTCTAGTGGTAGACGCTCGAATAACTGCGGTCAAGGCGGGCGTTGAACTTTCGACTGATGATTTAGAAGCCCATTTTTTAGCAGGAGGAAATTTGATTCCTACAGTGCAAGCGATTATCGCGGCGATGAAAGCTGGGATTAGTTTAGACTGGTCTCGTGCTTGTGCCATCGATTTGGCAACAAAAGGGTCGGGCAAATCGGTTGTTGAAGCGGTTCGAACCTCAGTGGACCCTAAAGTGATCGACTGTCCTAGCCAGGAAGGGGCGAAAAAGTCGATCGATGGGGTTGCCAAAGACGGTATCCAAGTTAAGGCGAAAGCTCGTGTAACTGTGCGGACCAATTTAGAACGCTTCGTCGGTGGAGCGAAAGAAGAGACGATTATTGCTCGTGTCGGTGAGGGTATTGTAACAACAATTGGATCTGCGGATACTTATAAGGTGGTTCTTGAGTCACCCGATTCTATATCAAAAGTTGTGCTTAATCGCGGTCTGGATGTTGGAACTGCATTTGAGATTCTGTCGATCGATATTGCGGATGTCGATGTCGGCGCTAATGTCGGAGCGTCTTTGCAAGAAGCGCAAGCGGAGGCCAATAAGAATATGGCTCAGGCCCAAGCCGAAATTCGAAGGGCTGCCGCAGTCGCGGTCGAGCAGGAAATGAAGGCTCGAGTACAGGAAATGAGAGCGAAGGTAGTTGAGGCTGAGGCACAAGTCCCTCTTGCGATGGCAGAGGCTTTCCGTAGTGGCAACCTGGGGGTCATGGACTACTACAAGATGAAAAACATCGATTCTGACACCCGTATGCGTGACTCCATCGCTGAACCTGGCAAGAGCGAGGAAGATTTGGATTCTGATCGATAA
- the pyk gene encoding pyruvate kinase: MIHNPPRRARRTKIVFTIGPSTDSEEILETLMSVHFVDVCRINMAHANHDYVRKVCRRIRSIGEKIERPLSIMMDIKGPEIRTGVVEKPIVLEVGQLFDFIVSPDAPLSEDFRSVSVNYPNLARGIEVGGDILVDNGLIRLEVLEKNDQRIRCKVIIPGELHSRRHINLPGFKVDLPPLTEKDQGDALVGIEEGVDLFALSFVREENDIRILRGFLDENGGHDARIVAKIEDQSAITNLEGIIGESDALMVARGDLGIECPFETLPIIQHNAVKSCLRSGKPVIIATHMLESMISNPIPTRAEVSDVAIAIEEEADCVMLSGETTIGKYPIQCVEALTKISKAIDQEGKKFNFAQELALITDKARIQHSAVIMANELDAVAILCFTRSGSMARGVSAQRPRTSPIFAFTNSFDTVRKLRLHHGVVPFQMIFCTEPEATVARAMKVLVTRGYLKSGDKIVLVSDTLASDRVIDSIQLRTVDEY; this comes from the coding sequence ATGATTCACAATCCACCTCGAAGAGCGCGACGGACAAAAATCGTCTTCACCATCGGTCCCTCTACCGATAGCGAAGAAATTCTCGAGACTTTGATGTCGGTTCACTTTGTCGATGTGTGTCGCATCAACATGGCTCATGCGAACCACGACTATGTGCGTAAGGTTTGCCGTCGCATTCGAAGTATCGGCGAAAAGATCGAGCGCCCCCTTTCCATCATGATGGATATCAAGGGACCGGAGATTCGCACCGGAGTGGTCGAAAAGCCAATCGTGCTCGAAGTCGGCCAGCTCTTCGATTTCATCGTCTCGCCTGATGCGCCATTGTCTGAAGATTTTCGCTCAGTCAGTGTCAACTACCCCAATCTCGCAAGAGGGATTGAAGTTGGCGGTGATATCCTCGTAGACAACGGGCTCATCCGTCTTGAGGTACTTGAGAAAAACGACCAACGAATTCGCTGCAAAGTGATCATCCCGGGCGAGCTTCACAGTCGGCGGCACATCAACCTACCCGGATTCAAAGTCGACTTACCTCCTCTCACCGAAAAGGACCAAGGAGATGCCTTGGTGGGAATCGAGGAAGGCGTTGATCTTTTTGCCCTTTCTTTCGTGCGCGAAGAAAACGACATAAGAATCCTTAGAGGATTTCTCGACGAAAATGGAGGTCACGACGCACGCATTGTCGCCAAAATTGAGGACCAGTCAGCAATTACCAACTTAGAAGGGATCATCGGAGAATCAGATGCCCTCATGGTCGCTCGCGGTGACTTAGGCATCGAGTGCCCGTTCGAGACTCTGCCCATTATCCAGCACAATGCAGTGAAGTCCTGCCTTCGCTCGGGCAAGCCGGTCATCATCGCAACCCACATGCTTGAATCGATGATTTCCAATCCGATTCCGACTCGAGCCGAAGTCTCGGATGTTGCCATCGCCATCGAAGAAGAAGCTGACTGTGTCATGCTTTCTGGTGAGACCACAATTGGCAAATACCCGATCCAATGCGTGGAAGCGCTTACGAAAATATCCAAAGCAATCGATCAGGAAGGAAAGAAATTCAACTTCGCCCAGGAACTTGCCCTCATTACTGACAAGGCTCGTATCCAACATTCGGCTGTCATCATGGCCAACGAGTTGGATGCGGTTGCGATTCTCTGTTTTACGCGAAGCGGTTCCATGGCTCGCGGGGTATCCGCTCAACGACCACGAACCTCGCCTATATTCGCGTTTACCAATTCATTCGATACCGTTCGAAAACTACGCCTCCATCACGGAGTCGTACCCTTCCAGATGATTTTCTGCACCGAGCCAGAAGCCACCGTGGCTCGGGCCATGAAGGTTCTAGTAACACGCGGGTACTTGAAGTCCGGTGATAAAATAGTGCTCGTCTCAGATACCCTTGCAAGCGATCGTGTCATCGACAGCATCCAACTGAGAACCGTGGATGAATACTAG
- a CDS encoding NfeD family protein, which translates to MITIILLFLAGVILIGSEVFLPGGILGAIGGALMIGGIAVSYTEFGSFIAFISTIVAITLVVLALFFEFKILPKTPMGKQLFMSGSIKDSTTYSKAGDDVVGQTGRTVTALGPTGFVLLGGKKLEAASKSGFIEKNEEVKVTGKDNFRITVSKL; encoded by the coding sequence ATGATTACGATCATTCTTCTCTTTCTCGCCGGCGTTATCCTCATTGGTAGCGAAGTTTTCCTGCCCGGTGGAATTCTTGGGGCAATCGGGGGGGCTTTAATGATCGGAGGGATTGCTGTCTCCTACACTGAATTTGGCTCGTTTATCGCGTTTATCTCAACCATTGTAGCAATTACATTAGTAGTTCTGGCACTCTTTTTTGAATTTAAAATACTGCCCAAAACCCCTATGGGGAAACAGTTGTTCATGTCAGGATCGATTAAAGATTCTACAACATATTCAAAAGCCGGCGACGACGTAGTCGGTCAGACAGGGCGGACCGTCACCGCATTGGGTCCAACCGGTTTTGTGCTCTTGGGTGGTAAAAAGCTGGAAGCGGCTTCGAAGTCTGGCTTCATTGAAAAAAACGAAGAAGTCAAAGTGACTGGAAAAGACAATTTTAGAATAACCGTATCCAAATTATAA
- a CDS encoding DUF2064 domain-containing protein — protein MFLGADCLGLDEPALQKAALALDCSDFVLGPASDGGYYLLGIKSLEPSVFHGINWGSPSVLKETIDRIRLLDKAVKLLEQRVDVDDWEDLLSQRKFVDADLWQCLSLPDT, from the coding sequence ATTTTTCTGGGAGCAGACTGCCTCGGGCTTGACGAGCCAGCTTTGCAGAAGGCCGCTTTGGCATTGGACTGCTCCGACTTCGTCTTGGGTCCCGCATCGGATGGAGGATACTATTTACTAGGTATTAAGTCCTTGGAACCTTCAGTATTCCATGGAATCAATTGGGGAAGTCCGTCTGTCTTAAAAGAGACCATCGATCGAATACGGTTGCTGGACAAAGCGGTGAAACTGTTGGAACAACGCGTAGACGTGGATGATTGGGAGGACCTGTTAAGCCAACGCAAATTTGTAGATGCAGATCTCTGGCAGTGCTTGTCTCTCCCCGATACTTAA
- a CDS encoding DUF255 domain-containing protein, whose amino-acid sequence MGFSTCHWCHVMNRESFSKPEIAAYLNDYFVCIKVDREERPDVDGVYMNFVQQLTGSGGWPLNVWLTPDRKPFFGGTYFPPDRRRGTQVATFPELLSRIHDMWKKDQGSVEPVPIFPVPPTSPFYSKQT is encoded by the coding sequence ATCGGCTTCTCCACTTGCCACTGGTGTCACGTGATGAATCGCGAGTCGTTTTCCAAACCCGAAATAGCCGCCTATCTCAATGATTATTTCGTTTGTATCAAAGTCGACCGCGAAGAGCGTCCCGACGTCGACGGCGTTTACATGAACTTCGTTCAGCAACTGACCGGTAGTGGAGGTTGGCCCCTCAACGTTTGGCTCACCCCAGACCGTAAACCCTTTTTTGGCGGTACCTACTTTCCTCCAGACCGGAGAAGAGGAACGCAAGTCGCCACATTTCCCGAACTGCTTAGCCGTATTCACGATATGTGGAAGAAGGATCAGGGTAGTGTGGAGCCGGTCCCAATTTTCCCAGTGCCGCCAACCTCTCCTTTCTACTCAAAACAAACGTAG
- a CDS encoding DUF6941 family protein, which produces MKIELLAICDAATDYQGRLNVLGVFEGIAAPKTPVVRERCCIVTRLRFGRNEVGPHQLKISLRNSKGVQLMPEMKANFSVKVPPNRASVAVNMVLNLNKLKIEEFGNHEIALSMDETLQGTVPLTVARAMKKQVRGTMDN; this is translated from the coding sequence ATGAAGATCGAATTATTAGCGATTTGCGATGCTGCGACCGATTATCAAGGTCGGCTCAATGTACTGGGAGTCTTTGAGGGAATCGCCGCTCCCAAGACGCCGGTCGTTCGAGAGCGGTGCTGTATCGTGACTCGCCTAAGGTTTGGGAGGAATGAGGTGGGCCCCCATCAGTTGAAAATCAGTCTACGCAACAGCAAAGGCGTACAACTGATGCCTGAAATGAAGGCGAATTTCTCAGTAAAAGTTCCGCCCAACCGGGCCTCTGTCGCAGTTAATATGGTTCTGAACCTCAACAAGTTGAAAATTGAAGAGTTTGGAAACCATGAAATCGCTCTTTCTATGGATGAGACTCTCCAAGGAACCGTTCCTTTAACGGTAGCTCGCGCAATGAAGAAGCAAGTGCGTGGAACGATGGATAATTGA